The Lacipirellulaceae bacterium genome includes a region encoding these proteins:
- a CDS encoding S8 family serine peptidase yields the protein MNKSHVFLIPILLSCNLGPTFKLCNGQTATQSRTITAGYDTAVLKTLANELKVKQTARLQEAQRAGFRVRYEQEKDNGLTVYAALQAVTSDGHPVYYRTFNADAASSTRTKYLHPSGQLGLGLTGEDMIVYVWDGGSIRPTHVEFGGRASIGDVDGGYNGAGSDHATHVTGTLIAAGLAPEAQGMAFKAHAKTYDWDFDRSEAVVQAAAGMLISNHSYGFAVRDRQDQPALPASYFGGYIDVAREWDRVMHNAPNYLMVVAAGNDGLDHTANSNPNQEMREFDKLTGHCVSKNSLVVANARDVSVGSTGEVLGLVQIVPSSSQGPTDDLRIKPDITGNGEELFSTLHLGHQGSTNDKYGQQFWTGTSMAAPNVAGSLLLLQELAMRETNSFIRSATLKGLALHSADDAGEDGPDVVFGWGLMNAKRAAETIIQNGESSVILEKTLNEGASFSLSFKAQGNVKASISWTDPPGVAISDQVVNSSSPVLVNDLDLRLSRGDQELLPWRLDSVNSNSKGDNLVDPYEQIHDNETFDSLVTYKIVVSHKGQLVSGKQDYTLILTGDSVEVESPDVTLSPIRGSSDIASIRFDLKRTISELSDILERLEDTATPPIEIEQVSAVFGENAWRNRTLEELLEERGKVGVFNLIKAADTRVPFSAEERKQLDTLLERMKMQELDKQLREPRPPFSIKPGIGTPDGDQ from the coding sequence ATGAATAAGAGTCACGTCTTTCTCATTCCTATTCTGTTATCGTGCAATTTAGGGCCGACTTTCAAACTATGTAATGGCCAGACGGCTACTCAGTCAAGGACGATTACCGCCGGGTATGACACGGCTGTATTAAAGACGTTGGCGAATGAACTCAAGGTCAAGCAGACAGCTCGATTACAAGAAGCACAGAGAGCCGGTTTTCGAGTTCGCTACGAGCAAGAAAAGGATAATGGACTGACGGTCTATGCTGCTTTGCAAGCAGTCACAAGTGATGGCCATCCCGTCTACTATCGCACCTTCAATGCAGATGCTGCTTCATCTACGCGAACTAAGTATTTGCATCCAAGTGGGCAGCTGGGCTTGGGCCTCACAGGCGAAGATATGATCGTTTACGTCTGGGATGGGGGTTCAATTCGGCCAACTCACGTTGAGTTTGGAGGGCGAGCATCAATCGGGGACGTCGATGGGGGCTATAACGGCGCGGGTAGCGATCATGCCACCCACGTTACTGGAACTTTAATTGCCGCCGGCTTGGCCCCGGAAGCTCAAGGAATGGCATTTAAAGCGCATGCTAAAACTTACGACTGGGACTTCGACAGGTCAGAAGCTGTTGTCCAAGCTGCTGCTGGAATGCTGATCTCGAATCACTCCTACGGGTTCGCGGTCAGAGATCGGCAAGACCAGCCTGCTTTGCCTGCGAGTTACTTTGGTGGATATATCGACGTGGCTCGAGAGTGGGATCGCGTGATGCACAATGCTCCTAACTACCTAATGGTAGTTGCTGCCGGGAATGACGGCCTAGATCACACAGCTAATAGTAACCCGAACCAAGAAATGAGAGAGTTTGACAAACTCACAGGTCACTGCGTTTCGAAAAATAGTCTCGTCGTTGCGAACGCAAGAGATGTAAGCGTTGGTTCGACGGGAGAAGTCTTGGGACTGGTGCAGATCGTTCCATCTAGCAGCCAAGGCCCAACAGATGACCTAAGAATCAAGCCCGACATTACGGGCAACGGTGAAGAATTATTCTCAACTCTTCACTTGGGTCATCAGGGATCGACTAACGATAAGTACGGCCAACAGTTTTGGACGGGTACATCTATGGCCGCACCAAATGTAGCTGGCTCACTGCTTCTTCTCCAGGAGTTGGCGATGAGAGAAACCAACAGTTTCATTCGCTCAGCAACTCTCAAGGGCTTAGCCCTACACTCGGCAGATGATGCGGGTGAAGACGGGCCCGATGTGGTTTTCGGGTGGGGACTTATGAATGCTAAGCGGGCGGCCGAAACGATAATACAGAATGGCGAGTCGTCCGTGATTCTTGAGAAGACTCTAAACGAAGGGGCTAGTTTTTCTTTGAGCTTCAAAGCTCAGGGGAACGTCAAAGCTTCTATCTCTTGGACGGATCCGCCTGGAGTTGCAATAAGCGATCAAGTTGTAAATTCAAGCAGTCCGGTCCTAGTAAATGATCTGGATCTACGGCTCAGTCGCGGTGATCAAGAACTCTTGCCATGGCGCCTTGATTCGGTTAACTCTAATTCTAAGGGGGACAATCTCGTAGACCCTTATGAGCAGATACATGACAACGAAACGTTTGACTCATTAGTAACATACAAAATCGTGGTAAGCCACAAGGGACAGCTCGTCTCAGGCAAACAGGACTACACACTTATCTTAACCGGAGATTCTGTGGAGGTAGAAAGTCCGGACGTAACCTTATCACCTATTCGCGGCAGTTCTGATATTGCAAGCATACGCTTCGACCTAAAGCGCACTATTTCTGAACTGAGCGATATTCTGGAGCGTCTTGAAGATACAGCTACCCCGCCAATTGAAATAGAACAAGTATCTGCCGTATTCGGGGAAAATGCTTGGAGGAACAGAACGCTAGAAGAGCTATTGGAAGAGCGTGGCAAGGTTGGCGTTTTCAATCTGATCAAAGCTGCTGATACAAGGGTGCCATTCAGCGCTGAAGAACGCAAGCAGCTAGACACACTACTCGAACGCATGAAGATGCAAGAGTTAGACAAACAACTTAGGGAACCGAGGCCGCCGTTTAGCATCAAGCCAGGAATAGGAACACCAGATGGCGATCAATGA
- a CDS encoding tyrosinase family protein, which yields MSDKVSTDALDLIKREKLFFGPTEDTGFAGGVYDSDGSTMGLIERRPHNDVHVAIGGIVGNDKLGLMTEVQRAAFDPIFWVHHANIDRLFEMWVRLPNREWGYFPEASWFVEKPWFFYDAEGAIHNEPRHYYLYGRNIRASYDDIDSSFPALTDKLPYDFRGTASFLATLPENFSIDSETGLSTNRVIPSCECCRRKASRTVLSTETETTIELNTIGSSVTSMKLMSLKPLVARPERSPQTMLEISFSLPRKPLVLGYEVLLSSQGPAGKPIRKTVGNLSLFGTRHHSLHRTQPAGIVTQSFNITPFVSEMLHREAQLVVTLRPYSLYSQTAPKMSRGAGKIIVTNIDIKVN from the coding sequence TTGTCTGACAAGGTAAGTACTGATGCTCTAGATCTCATCAAGCGTGAGAAGCTTTTTTTTGGACCTACCGAAGATACTGGATTCGCTGGCGGCGTCTATGATTCTGATGGGAGTACGATGGGGCTGATTGAAAGACGCCCTCACAACGATGTACATGTGGCAATCGGAGGAATCGTCGGCAATGACAAACTTGGTCTAATGACAGAGGTTCAGAGGGCCGCTTTTGATCCAATTTTCTGGGTGCATCATGCGAATATTGACCGCCTGTTCGAGATGTGGGTCCGGCTTCCAAATCGCGAATGGGGATACTTTCCGGAGGCGAGTTGGTTCGTCGAGAAGCCCTGGTTCTTCTATGATGCAGAGGGGGCGATTCACAATGAACCACGACATTACTATTTATATGGTAGGAACATTCGTGCGTCCTATGATGATATCGACAGTTCCTTTCCTGCGTTGACGGATAAGCTTCCTTACGATTTCCGAGGAACGGCGTCCTTTTTGGCTACATTGCCTGAGAACTTCTCAATTGATAGCGAAACGGGACTGTCCACGAATAGGGTGATTCCTTCTTGTGAGTGCTGCCGTCGCAAAGCATCTCGCACAGTCCTATCAACTGAAACTGAAACAACTATAGAGTTGAATACTATTGGCTCTTCAGTGACATCCATGAAGCTCATGTCGCTCAAGCCACTGGTTGCCCGACCGGAAAGGTCCCCGCAGACGATGCTGGAGATCTCGTTCTCGCTTCCTAGAAAGCCTCTGGTTTTAGGCTACGAAGTGCTGCTTTCGTCGCAGGGACCGGCAGGCAAGCCAATAAGAAAAACTGTCGGAAATCTATCGCTGTTTGGAACAAGACACCACAGTCTCCACCGAACTCAACCGGCAGGAATTGTGACACAAAGTTTCAATATTACTCCATTCGTCTCCGAGATGTTGCACAGAGAGGCCCAACTCGTCGTCACGCTGAGGCCATACTCGCTCTACTCTCAGACGGCTCCAAAGATGAGCCGCGGAGCAGGCAAGATTATCGTCACGAACATTGATATTAAGGTGAATTGA